The Acidianus manzaensis genome has a window encoding:
- a CDS encoding phytoene/squalene synthase family protein, with protein MNNYLLQIFKKGSITYYNSSILFPPKIREDVTKLYAFVRVFDDLVDSIPPKVKEFYELRKMYEIESKGINTNNLVLKNFVELKIRKDFKEEWVDAFLDAMESDIYKHYYYTINETIRYMYGSAEVVGLFMLKILNLPDEASYYARLLGRSMQYLNFIRDVKEDIQLGRQYLPVEEMKELGLNSLEECNEAFKEYMRYQINRYMEYQKEAEIGFKYIPSRFLIPIKTASDMYKWTSYVIKKDPCVVLHVKVRPKKQKVFLYGIKNAIGVNIWRSLSFFLGMHT; from the coding sequence ATGAATAATTATCTTCTGCAGATTTTCAAGAAAGGTAGTATAACTTATTATAACAGTTCTATTCTATTTCCTCCCAAAATTAGGGAGGATGTTACAAAGCTTTATGCATTTGTAAGAGTTTTTGATGATTTAGTTGATTCGATACCACCTAAGGTCAAAGAATTTTATGAGCTAAGAAAAATGTATGAGATCGAAAGTAAAGGAATAAATACTAATAATTTAGTTTTGAAAAACTTTGTTGAATTAAAAATTAGAAAAGATTTTAAAGAAGAATGGGTAGACGCTTTTTTAGATGCTATGGAAAGCGACATCTATAAGCATTATTACTATACTATTAATGAAACTATTAGATATATGTATGGTTCAGCAGAAGTAGTAGGCTTATTCATGTTAAAGATATTAAATTTACCTGATGAAGCATCGTATTATGCTAGATTATTAGGTAGAAGTATGCAATATTTGAACTTTATAAGAGATGTAAAGGAAGATATTCAATTAGGAAGACAATATTTACCTGTCGAGGAAATGAAAGAATTAGGATTAAATAGTCTTGAAGAATGTAATGAAGCATTTAAAGAATATATGAGATATCAGATAAATAGATACATGGAATATCAGAAAGAAGCAGAAATTGGATTTAAGTACATTCCTTCAAGATTTTTAATTCCAATAAAGACTGCTTCTGATATGTATAAATGGACAAGTTATGTAATTAAGAAAGATCCTTGTGTTGTTTTACATGTAAAAGTAAGACCAAAAAAACAAAAAGTATTCCTATATGGTATAAAAAACGCCATAGGTGTTAACATATGGAGATCCCTTTCCTTTTTCCTAGGTATGCATACTTAG
- a CDS encoding sterol desaturase family protein yields the protein MLQYVIFASVFFASFIGMEFLARIMHKYLMHGFLWKLHEDHHKNEQKELEKNDLFGLIFAIIAIILIFKGLFSSNYVFLSIGLGMTGYGIAYFFIHDMIIHNRHLHLRSWGLRHEPFRTLILTHDVHHSEGKGNWGFLIAIKGIDKIPKNQEEKN from the coding sequence ATGTTACAATACGTGATTTTTGCTAGTGTATTTTTTGCATCATTCATAGGAATGGAATTTTTAGCAAGAATAATGCATAAATACTTAATGCATGGCTTTCTTTGGAAATTACATGAAGACCACCACAAAAATGAACAGAAAGAACTAGAGAAAAATGACTTATTCGGATTAATATTCGCTATAATTGCTATAATATTAATATTTAAGGGATTATTCTCAAGTAATTACGTCTTCCTATCTATAGGTCTTGGAATGACGGGGTATGGAATAGCTTACTTCTTTATTCATGATATGATTATTCACAATAGACATTTACACTTAAGATCTTGGGGATTGAGACACGAACCATTTAGAACTCTAATTTTAACTCATGACGTTCATCATAGTGAAGGTAAAGGAAATTGGGGATTCTTAATAGCAATAAAAGGTATTGATAAAATTCCTAAAAATCAGGAGGAGAAAAATTGA
- a CDS encoding lycopene cyclase domain-containing protein, protein MEIPFLFPRYAYLEIDSLIFFPTLIISLLFLRGKRDYKALIKSILIVSPLYLAWDFIATWKDSWSFNPKYVLGLYVIDLPIEEVIFFFVTPFATLLIYDFLKSYSLKLNNHVNVTRKYKQIIFLISIILIALGIIILPNYSYMGMDLIYLSASLLTSLVVYSKLLLSKIFWEFILLSYIPFFVFDFFLTSLPIVIYGDKSIIGIRVITIPIEDFIYSFSMLTFYITFYEHFRNCNNYENSN, encoded by the coding sequence ATGGAGATCCCTTTCCTTTTTCCTAGGTATGCATACTTAGAAATCGATTCCCTTATTTTCTTTCCTACATTAATAATATCATTATTATTCCTTAGAGGGAAAAGAGACTATAAGGCTTTGATTAAATCAATTCTCATAGTTTCTCCTCTTTATTTAGCTTGGGATTTTATAGCTACATGGAAAGATTCATGGAGTTTTAATCCTAAATATGTATTAGGTTTATACGTTATAGATTTGCCTATAGAGGAAGTAATATTCTTTTTTGTTACTCCCTTTGCTACACTTCTAATTTATGATTTTTTAAAATCATATAGTTTAAAATTAAATAATCATGTAAATGTTACTAGAAAATATAAGCAAATCATATTTCTAATTTCTATAATATTAATTGCTTTAGGTATTATTATATTACCAAATTATTCATATATGGGCATGGATTTAATTTATTTGTCTGCATCGCTATTAACTTCTTTAGTAGTTTATTCCAAGTTACTGCTTTCAAAAATATTTTGGGAATTTATTTTATTAAGCTACATACCATTTTTTGTATTTGATTTTTTCTTAACATCCCTACCTATAGTTATATATGGTGACAAAAGCATAATAGGTATAAGAGTAATAACTATTCCAATAGAGGATTTCATTTACTCCTTTTCCATGCTAACATTTTACATCACATTTTATGAACATTTTAGAAACTGTAATAATTACGAAAATTCCAATTAG
- a CDS encoding phytoene desaturase family protein: MKAIVVGAGIGGMSTALLLAKKGIEVLVIEKLDQPGGRARSFNNDIFSFDMGPSWYLMPEIFNDFFKEIGESTYPTIEVKPKLRLIRDMQGFVESITDEEIPEDKAFDEYLQDTKLLYELSLKKFLYKELKFTDFLDKDLISNLNKFPIFLNLENFNRKYFKTDIMQKLMGFSSVFLGGSPYDIPSIYSMVNYSVFGEGVFYPKNGFSGYVKNLFEICKKVGIEFKFNSPVDKIKINNENKVECVGVKDQCFNGDLFIINMDYIYADSLLPYEYRNNWSKKRLAPSAILGYLGVEGEVDYPHHTVVINGDWKNHFNSILEGNLPDPKNMSYYVSYRKATDRELEGKDLVFLIPISPIEINREDAEKLVRASINDFLEKTKTQFKIKYQRIYTPSDFKTDYNAYRGTAFGLAHTLNQTGPFRPPMKHRKLKNLYYVGQYTQPGIGVPMVTLSSIIVSKRIENEL; encoded by the coding sequence TTGAAAGCAATAGTAGTAGGTGCAGGAATAGGCGGAATGTCAACAGCTTTACTCTTAGCTAAAAAAGGGATTGAAGTTTTAGTTATAGAAAAGTTAGATCAGCCGGGAGGTAGAGCTAGATCATTTAATAATGATATATTTTCATTTGATATGGGTCCATCTTGGTATTTAATGCCAGAGATTTTTAATGACTTTTTTAAAGAAATTGGAGAGTCTACTTATCCTACTATTGAAGTTAAACCAAAACTAAGGCTTATTAGGGATATGCAAGGCTTTGTTGAATCAATAACAGATGAGGAAATACCCGAAGATAAAGCGTTTGATGAATATCTTCAGGATACTAAATTACTTTATGAATTATCCTTGAAAAAATTCCTTTATAAAGAGTTAAAGTTTACAGACTTCTTAGACAAGGATTTGATTTCAAATCTGAATAAATTCCCTATTTTCCTTAATTTAGAAAATTTTAATAGAAAATATTTTAAAACTGATATAATGCAAAAGCTAATGGGTTTTTCCTCTGTATTTTTAGGAGGCTCTCCCTACGACATACCTTCTATATATTCAATGGTAAACTATTCTGTATTTGGAGAGGGCGTTTTTTACCCAAAAAATGGATTTTCTGGATATGTAAAAAATTTATTTGAGATATGCAAAAAAGTTGGAATAGAGTTTAAATTTAATTCTCCAGTTGATAAAATAAAAATAAATAATGAGAATAAAGTAGAGTGCGTTGGAGTAAAAGATCAATGCTTCAATGGAGATTTGTTTATTATTAATATGGACTATATTTATGCTGATTCTCTTTTACCTTATGAGTATAGAAATAATTGGAGTAAAAAGAGACTGGCTCCTTCAGCAATATTAGGTTATTTAGGAGTTGAAGGAGAAGTAGACTATCCTCATCATACTGTAGTTATTAACGGAGACTGGAAAAATCATTTTAATTCAATATTAGAAGGAAATTTACCAGATCCAAAAAACATGTCATATTACGTTAGTTATAGAAAAGCTACGGATAGAGAATTAGAAGGAAAAGATTTAGTATTCTTAATTCCAATATCCCCAATAGAAATAAATAGAGAAGATGCTGAAAAATTAGTTAGAGCATCAATAAATGATTTCTTAGAAAAAACTAAAACTCAGTTTAAAATAAAGTATCAGAGAATCTACACACCATCAGACTTTAAAACAGACTATAATGCGTATAGAGGTACTGCATTTGGATTAGCACATACTTTAAATCAAACAGGGCCCTTTAGACCTCCAATGAAACATAGAAAATTGAAGAATCTATATTATGTAGGTCAATATACACAACCAGGTATAGGGGTACCAATGGTAACATTATCTTCCATAATAGTATCGAAAAGGATAGAAAATGAA